One region of Epilithonimonas zeae genomic DNA includes:
- a CDS encoding ABC transporter permease has translation MIAIFKKELWNFFGNWSAWIIIAAFSIISALFLFFFENNFNIFEIGSATLQSFFVLSPWLFMFIIPAISMRTLAEEEQSGTLFWLFSQPVKITEIVGGKFLSVWLVGVLCLLPSLVYYYTIYVLGVPEGNIDGSMTFGSYIGLIILIAAFSAVGILASSLSSNQIMAYLLGVFLCFILYFGIEQLASYKLMGGADYILQNIGFYQHFLAFTRGQVDTRDVCYFLFVIFLGLGLASWFVWKKK, from the coding sequence ATGATAGCAATATTCAAAAAAGAACTTTGGAATTTTTTCGGAAACTGGAGCGCGTGGATTATTATCGCAGCTTTCAGTATTATTTCCGCCTTATTCCTGTTCTTCTTCGAGAACAATTTCAATATTTTCGAGATTGGAAGCGCTACTTTACAAAGTTTCTTTGTGCTTTCGCCCTGGCTTTTTATGTTTATCATTCCGGCCATCAGTATGAGAACTTTAGCCGAGGAAGAACAATCCGGAACCTTGTTTTGGCTGTTTTCTCAACCGGTGAAAATTACCGAAATCGTTGGCGGGAAATTCCTTTCCGTTTGGCTCGTTGGTGTTTTATGCCTGTTGCCATCATTGGTTTATTATTATACTATTTACGTTTTGGGTGTTCCGGAAGGTAATATCGACGGAAGTATGACTTTTGGAAGTTACATCGGTTTGATTATTCTGATTGCTGCTTTTTCCGCAGTCGGGATTTTGGCTTCATCGTTGTCTTCCAATCAAATTATGGCTTACCTGCTGGGCGTTTTCCTTTGTTTCATTCTTTATTTCGGGATTGAGCAATTGGCTAGTTACAAATTAATGGGCGGTGCAGATTATATTTTGCAGAATATTGGATTTTATCAACATTTTCTTGCCTTCACAAGAGGTCAGGTAGATACAAGAGATGTTTGTTATTTTCTTTTCGTGATATTTTTGGGATTGGGATTAGCAAGCTGGTTTGTTTGGAAAAAGAAGTAG
- a CDS encoding CopD family protein, translated as MLYTIIKAIHIIFMVSYFAGIFYLVRLFVYYKDTDEFDEVKQQILRNQYTFMAVRLWNIITVPAGILMLLSGLTMIYLNFGLMKTPWFHLKLTFLVGLGIYHFWCWKRVKELKNLNGNTLSIPNIKLRQFNEIATFILFAVVFTVILKYSVIQYWWQLLLGFFGIIVLITSIVKIVNRNKKK; from the coding sequence ATGCTTTACACGATTATCAAGGCAATTCATATTATTTTTATGGTAAGTTACTTTGCCGGGATTTTCTATCTCGTGAGATTGTTTGTTTATTATAAGGACACTGATGAATTCGATGAAGTGAAACAGCAGATTCTCAGAAATCAATATACCTTTATGGCAGTCAGACTTTGGAATATCATTACTGTTCCGGCAGGGATTCTGATGTTATTAAGCGGATTGACGATGATTTATCTGAATTTTGGATTAATGAAAACACCTTGGTTTCATCTGAAACTGACATTTCTCGTAGGGCTTGGGATTTATCATTTCTGGTGCTGGAAACGCGTTAAAGAGCTGAAAAATCTCAACGGAAACACACTTTCTATTCCGAATATCAAGCTTCGACAATTCAATGAGATTGCAACCTTTATTTTATTCGCAGTTGTTTTTACAGTAATTCTCAAATATTCCGTTATACAATATTGGTGGCAGTTATTACTTGGATTTTTCGGAATCATTGTTCTGATAACGTCAATTGTAAAAATTGTCAACAGAAACAAGAAAAAATAA
- a CDS encoding S-adenosyl-l-methionine hydroxide adenosyltransferase family protein — MSVITLTSDYGLVDHRVASIKGKILSWSEDVKVVDITHNITAYNLLQTAYIVRNAYKFFPEGSIHIISVDSFHHKSRKNIITKIDGHYFICADNGIINLMFFDIKPEAIYEITLNNRFDDKVSFPSTDIFVPAAMHLYKGGLPEVIGRKIKTIKDISFPKAIYNETEKMIVGEVMYIDNFGNVVSNISRKFFEKHASINNDFTVKFRNIVLSKIMEQYTDVVTDWSREQEFHGKSSVIFNDADLLEITIYKGSVLNGASTLFGMNAGEKIYIEFT, encoded by the coding sequence ATGTCAGTCATTACGCTTACTTCAGATTACGGACTTGTAGACCATCGGGTTGCAAGTATCAAGGGAAAAATACTCAGCTGGAGCGAGGATGTAAAAGTGGTTGATATCACACATAACATAACGGCTTACAATCTTTTACAAACCGCTTACATTGTAAGAAACGCCTATAAATTTTTCCCGGAAGGAAGTATTCATATCATTTCTGTAGACAGCTTTCATCATAAATCGAGGAAGAATATTATTACTAAAATCGATGGTCATTATTTCATTTGCGCTGATAATGGAATCATTAACCTCATGTTCTTTGATATCAAACCAGAAGCTATTTATGAAATCACTCTGAATAACCGATTTGATGACAAAGTTTCTTTTCCATCGACAGATATTTTTGTTCCTGCCGCCATGCACCTTTACAAAGGTGGTTTACCAGAAGTGATTGGAAGAAAAATCAAAACTATAAAAGACATTTCTTTTCCAAAAGCCATTTATAACGAAACTGAAAAAATGATTGTTGGTGAAGTGATGTATATTGATAATTTCGGAAATGTAGTTTCCAATATCAGCCGAAAATTTTTCGAAAAGCACGCCTCTATCAATAACGATTTCACGGTTAAATTCCGAAATATTGTTTTGTCAAAAATCATGGAACAATACACAGATGTTGTAACCGATTGGAGCAGAGAACAGGAATTTCACGGAAAATCTTCTGTCATTTTTAACGATGCAGACTTGTTAGAAATTACCATTTACAAAGGCAGCGTTCTGAATGGTGCTTCTACTCTTTTCGGGATGAATGCAGGCGAGAAAATCTACATAGAATTCACATAA
- a CDS encoding M12 family metallo-peptidase, translated as MKRILQLFLTVFVLVLFSAQASLRPIAKEVKDFQNKKVVFKKVNPFTLDNTSGKQMVYQQAARDAQVLKLDKKQLSNLVSEKPVALEMDFPFENRQLTVEMVRVDLYSPEFKAETNKRQITNYKKGVFYRGIIKGDNTSVVAFSFFDNDVVGIASANNIGNVTLGKALNSEDFVVYNDQKLTGTNPFICSTDELMENESQKVRFDPKTSKAPQMTDACVRVYYEICYKPFQQNGSDVTNTINWISAVHNNINTLYVNDGVKMSLKTVYVWETADPYTGSYSANLAAFRSNRTTFEGDLAHLVNYPSTTSVAYLNSLCTTNRYAYSGINMTYSNIPTYSWTVMAMTHEMGHALGSPHTHACSWNGDGTAIDGCAPTYRPDLAEGDCPIGPIPTDGGTIMSYCHLVSTGINFTKGFGEQPGALIRQTVDSKACLSGNCVTACATTVTGLSIPTVAKTTASVVITDATSAEWKYRVSLMDGTVAQSGTTTEKSFTLSGLAQGTFYKIEIGTDCSPAYQRSQIILTDDDWCGKIITDTGGPDGNYSDSETWSKTFYPENDNEKLKITFQEFNLEQGYDFLTVRNGPSTTSPVFTGASNMTGTTIRGPFESTHATGAITLVFRSDTMVNEAGFKALLNCSVLGTNEFNSQKSISISPNPVKNQFKIDGQQKIENVKVFDQSGKLVREFNSDSVSKNSFDVSKLKTGTYIVTIKSSKETVSKKLIKE; from the coding sequence ATGAAAAGAATTTTACAGCTGTTTTTAACGGTTTTTGTTCTTGTTCTTTTTTCTGCGCAGGCAAGTTTAAGGCCTATTGCGAAAGAAGTAAAGGATTTTCAAAACAAGAAAGTAGTATTTAAGAAAGTTAATCCATTTACTTTGGATAATACAAGTGGTAAACAAATGGTTTACCAACAAGCTGCGAGAGATGCTCAGGTTCTGAAATTGGATAAGAAGCAATTATCAAATTTAGTAAGCGAAAAGCCAGTAGCATTGGAAATGGATTTTCCTTTTGAGAATAGACAACTTACAGTGGAAATGGTAAGAGTTGATCTTTATTCTCCAGAGTTCAAAGCAGAAACCAACAAAAGACAAATTACCAATTATAAGAAAGGAGTTTTTTATAGAGGAATTATCAAGGGAGATAATACATCCGTTGTTGCATTTAGCTTTTTTGATAATGACGTAGTAGGTATCGCTTCTGCAAATAATATTGGAAATGTGACTTTAGGAAAAGCTCTGAACTCCGAAGATTTTGTTGTTTATAATGATCAGAAATTAACTGGAACAAATCCATTCATCTGTTCTACCGATGAATTAATGGAGAATGAATCTCAAAAAGTAAGATTTGATCCCAAAACTTCTAAAGCTCCACAAATGACAGATGCTTGTGTAAGAGTTTATTACGAGATTTGTTATAAGCCTTTTCAACAAAACGGAAGTGATGTAACTAACACAATCAATTGGATATCCGCTGTTCATAATAATATCAATACGTTATATGTTAATGATGGTGTTAAAATGTCTCTAAAAACTGTTTATGTTTGGGAGACAGCAGATCCTTATACGGGTTCTTATAGTGCAAACTTAGCTGCATTTAGATCCAATAGAACTACATTTGAAGGAGATCTGGCGCATCTTGTAAATTATCCTTCTACAACCAGTGTAGCTTATCTTAACTCTTTGTGTACAACCAATCGTTATGCATACTCAGGTATTAATATGACTTATAGCAATATCCCAACTTATTCTTGGACCGTTATGGCAATGACACACGAGATGGGCCATGCTTTAGGTTCTCCCCACACACACGCTTGTTCTTGGAATGGAGACGGAACAGCTATCGATGGATGTGCGCCAACTTACAGACCTGATCTTGCAGAAGGTGATTGTCCTATTGGACCTATTCCTACAGATGGAGGTACCATTATGAGTTATTGCCATTTGGTTTCAACTGGTATCAATTTTACAAAAGGTTTTGGCGAACAGCCAGGCGCTTTAATCAGACAAACAGTTGATTCCAAGGCTTGTTTGAGTGGAAATTGTGTGACGGCTTGTGCAACCACAGTTACTGGATTATCTATTCCTACTGTTGCCAAGACTACAGCTTCAGTTGTTATTACTGATGCCACTTCTGCTGAATGGAAATACCGAGTGAGTTTAATGGATGGGACAGTGGCTCAATCTGGTACTACTACAGAAAAAAGTTTTACATTAAGTGGTCTTGCACAAGGTACTTTTTATAAAATAGAAATCGGAACAGATTGCTCCCCTGCATATCAAAGATCTCAGATTATTTTGACAGACGATGACTGGTGTGGAAAAATAATAACTGATACTGGTGGTCCGGATGGTAATTATTCTGATAGTGAAACATGGAGTAAAACATTCTATCCTGAAAATGACAATGAAAAGTTAAAAATCACTTTCCAGGAGTTTAATTTAGAACAAGGTTATGACTTCTTGACGGTTAGAAATGGTCCTTCTACAACTTCTCCTGTTTTCACAGGGGCTAGTAATATGACTGGTACAACGATAAGAGGACCTTTCGAGTCTACCCACGCAACTGGGGCAATTACATTAGTTTTCAGATCTGATACTATGGTTAATGAGGCTGGTTTTAAAGCATTATTGAATTGTTCAGTTTTAGGAACTAATGAATTCAATTCTCAAAAATCAATTTCGATATCTCCAAATCCGGTTAAAAATCAATTCAAAATTGATGGACAACAAAAAATCGAGAACGTGAAAGTTTTTGATCAATCGGGTAAATTGGTTAGAGAGTTTAATTCAGATTCTGTATCAAAAAACAGCTTCGATGTTTCAAAATTAAAGACAGGAACATATATTGTAACGATAAAGTCTTCTAAAGAAACTGTTAGTAAGAAATTAATCAAAGAATAA
- the gldG gene encoding gliding motility-associated ABC transporter substrate-binding protein GldG: MNKKNKITLIIITVLLIIGMSGLVYKRFDLTAEKRYTLSDSTIKVLENVKKPMTIEVYLEGDFPASFKQLSNETKFMLDEFRKINPKIDYKFRDPIAEKIPQDTLKGMGMQPSILPDMKDGKISEIVMFPYAAIKYNGYGTSVPLIVQQSGIDAATQLSKSIENLEYNFASTIKGMTEETAKNIGFLVNQQELSPDEFRGFLDLAMENYNIGPIIPENKTELSLADVPKLKQMDALVIAKPRKAFTDNEKVILDQYIMNGGKTLWMLDAVNAEMDTLFQAKKIMAYPIDLNLTDFMFNYGLRINPALTKDMKKSALVRIVSGEVAGNPQYSSFLWPYFPLGIAETKNPITKNINPVKFEFPTSIDTLGRSNIKTKVLFESSERTTSKTVPNYVALSEIVRTDSIGEMERPTPPKIFAVALEGKFKSAYATRSEKNNYPGFKAQSPENKMLVIADGDIARNQIWKGQPLPLGEDLLTKEHYGNAQFLRNALDYLLDDSNIMELRDRTIEVRLLDRQRIDAEKSDWQWFNLLLPLGILGALGTGFYFLRKKMFS, translated from the coding sequence ATGAATAAAAAAAATAAAATTACTTTGATTATCATAACTGTTCTCCTGATTATCGGGATGAGCGGACTTGTCTATAAACGTTTTGATTTGACGGCGGAAAAACGTTACACACTTTCTGATTCCACAATCAAGGTTTTGGAAAATGTGAAGAAACCGATGACGATTGAGGTTTATCTTGAAGGCGATTTTCCTGCTTCTTTCAAACAACTTTCGAATGAAACCAAATTTATGCTGGATGAATTCCGAAAAATCAATCCAAAAATCGATTACAAATTCCGTGACCCGATTGCTGAGAAAATCCCGCAGGATACATTGAAAGGAATGGGAATGCAGCCTTCGATACTTCCGGATATGAAAGACGGAAAAATATCGGAAATCGTGATGTTTCCTTACGCCGCCATCAAATATAATGGTTACGGAACTTCTGTTCCATTGATTGTCCAACAATCCGGAATTGATGCTGCAACACAACTCAGCAAATCGATTGAAAATCTTGAATATAACTTCGCTTCCACTATCAAAGGAATGACGGAAGAAACAGCGAAGAATATTGGTTTCTTGGTGAACCAGCAGGAATTGAGTCCGGATGAATTCCGTGGATTTTTGGATTTGGCAATGGAGAATTATAATATTGGTCCCATCATTCCGGAAAACAAAACCGAATTGTCTTTAGCAGATGTCCCGAAACTAAAACAAATGGACGCTCTGGTTATTGCAAAACCAAGAAAAGCTTTTACTGATAATGAAAAAGTGATTCTCGACCAATACATTATGAATGGCGGAAAAACATTGTGGATGCTAGACGCTGTGAATGCCGAAATGGACACACTTTTCCAAGCCAAGAAAATAATGGCTTACCCGATTGATCTTAATCTGACAGATTTTATGTTCAATTATGGACTGAGAATCAATCCGGCTTTGACCAAGGATATGAAAAAATCAGCGTTGGTAAGAATTGTTTCGGGTGAAGTTGCCGGTAATCCACAGTATAGCAGTTTCCTTTGGCCTTATTTCCCTTTAGGAATCGCTGAAACTAAAAATCCGATTACGAAGAACATCAATCCTGTAAAATTCGAATTCCCGACTTCGATTGATACGCTGGGAAGGTCCAACATCAAAACCAAAGTTCTTTTCGAATCTAGTGAAAGAACTACCAGCAAAACTGTTCCGAATTATGTTGCCCTTTCGGAAATCGTAAGAACAGATAGCATCGGCGAAATGGAACGTCCTACGCCACCTAAAATCTTTGCAGTGGCCTTGGAAGGGAAATTCAAATCTGCTTATGCGACAAGAAGCGAGAAAAATAATTATCCGGGATTCAAAGCCCAAAGTCCTGAGAATAAAATGCTCGTAATTGCCGATGGTGATATTGCCAGAAATCAAATCTGGAAAGGACAACCACTTCCTTTGGGAGAAGATTTGCTGACCAAAGAACATTACGGCAACGCACAATTTTTGAGAAATGCTTTGGATTACCTGTTAGACGACAGCAATATAATGGAACTAAGAGACAGAACAATTGAAGTGAGATTGCTCGACAGACAAAGAATTGATGCTGAAAAATCCGACTGGCAATGGTTCAATCTTCTTTTGCCTTTGGGAATTTTGGGAGCTTTGGGAACAGGATTCTATTTTCTGAGAAAGAAGATGTTCTCGTAA